TTTGATCGGGATGCCGTGGAGTTGCAGGTTGTCGAGTAACGACAGGCTTGGGTCGGCGCTGACATGCTGCTCGGAGCGGGTCAGTTGCAGGGTGATCCCGCTGTCCTTAGCACTCTGCGCGGACGGTTCATCGCGCGTCGGCGCAGTAAAGGCCTCCAGCAGTAACTGGCTGTCGGGATAACGCTGGCTGATGTGCTCACGGATGGCGTGAGCAAAGGCAAAGCCGCCGCAGGCGATCACCGTCTCGGGTGCCTGTTCCAGCTCGAACGCTGCCGCAGTTGGCCGGCCAGAGTGAAACTGGCTGTGGCTGAGGATCGGCTCGCGGGTGATGTAGGCATCGAAGTGAAACCAGCGACGAGTCAGGCTCAGCTGCAGCAACTCATGCAGGAAGGGAATGCTCACCACATAGGGCGCGCACAGTATCAGTCTGATAGCAGGGACGGGCAGGCCGGCATCGTCACGCTCAGCCAGAGCATTGAGCAGGGCCATTGGCAGCGTAATACCGATCCCGGCGGCCACCATCAGTACCTGACGTGCATCCTTGATGCGGTCGACGGTGATGCTGCCGCTGACGCCTTCTACCGCCAGTACAGACCCCGCCCTGAGGGTGGCATGCAGGCTGTCGGACAGGCCCTGCTTGCCCGTCCGCTGGACGGCAATCTCTATCGTGTCTGTTCCTGTGGTACGGATCACAGAATACAGGCGCCGTTGCGGACGGCCCTGCAGATCCGGGTAGACGAGGGTGATGTGCTGACCTGCCGATATCGCCTGCCGCACTGGCGAGTTCTCCAGCTTCAGCCTGAACAGCCTGACATCGTCGGTTTTCAGGGATGAGCTTTCGCAGCGTGCTTGAACGGTCGGCATCACAGCGTCATCCCCTTGCCATGTCGGCCAGTCGCCGCTGTATGGCTCGGGAGCGACAGGGTGCTGGCGGCACCGGACAGGCCGATACGGTCAATCAGACGCTCAACCGAGTCGGTATACACACCGACCTCATTGCTGTCGCCGGTGTCGTGGAGAATGTCTGCGCCATGCGGCATGCCAATCAGGTTAAACACTGCCTGCCAGGCGCCCAGCTCATTGTTGGCAAACATCTCTACGGTCTTACGCACCGTGCGGCGGAAGTACTCCCGCTCCTTCTCGCTCAGGCCGCGAATAATGTCCATCGCGGAGAAGCTGAAGACGCTGGAGTGGCTCCACTCATCCACTGCATGGGTACGGGTGACCTCATGGCAGATGGGCTGGATGGAGGTATCTTCCGCCATGGTTTTCAGATAGTCGGTGATCAGCGTTTCACTGGCGCAGGCGATGGCAAAACGGGTCAGGCGACGTTCCCACTCGGCGCCGCAGGACGTCAGTTGCTGGCGCCGCCACTGCACCAGATTGAAGTCGGTGAAATCCAGCGGTACCAGCTGGCGGTGGTCATAGATGTAATTACAGGCCATGACGGACATGCGTGTGTGCAACGCTTCATCCAGCAATGCCTCAGACATGACATCCTGCAACAGGGCGCGGTTGTTGCTGGCGGGCGGCGTCTTGATGATGTCTTCGCAGGCCGGTGTCACCACATCACATTCGATGTAGATGGTCTTGAGGTTATAAATGCCCCAGGCATAGGACAGGCACGCAGACCGGATGGCTTCAGGAGCTTGAAGCCAGGCATCATGATCACGAAAGGGGAGCAGGGATTCACTGAAATCACGCTTGCTGGCATCGAATGCCAGCTCGGCATAGACCGGAATATCCTGATTGACCGCTGCACGGGTGCGCCAGAGGGTGGTCAGCTTCTGCAGCATCTTTTGCACGGCATCTTCCTGAGAAATGCTGAACTGTTCCATGTTGTTCATCCTGTTAGCTGTAATTGACGCGCGTTGGCGGGCAAGGCGCGGTGGTCAATTCCGTCGTAGCGGTCGTCTCGCTCCTGAATAAGACGGCGATACGGGGAGTTGAATCGTTCGTTTTAGTTATGTGCTCAGTTGGTGTAACG
This Pokkaliibacter sp. MBI-7 DNA region includes the following protein-coding sequences:
- a CDS encoding 2Fe-2S iron-sulfur cluster-binding protein, which translates into the protein MPTVQARCESSSLKTDDVRLFRLKLENSPVRQAISAGQHITLVYPDLQGRPQRRLYSVIRTTGTDTIEIAVQRTGKQGLSDSLHATLRAGSVLAVEGVSGSITVDRIKDARQVLMVAAGIGITLPMALLNALAERDDAGLPVPAIRLILCAPYVVSIPFLHELLQLSLTRRWFHFDAYITREPILSHSQFHSGRPTAAAFELEQAPETVIACGGFAFAHAIREHISQRYPDSQLLLEAFTAPTRDEPSAQSAKDSGITLQLTRSEQHVSADPSLSLLDNLQLHGIPIKNQCRSGICGSCRVHVSGEVHREPDFCLDEQDKAQGYALACCTFPRAGHIIVDPGISH
- a CDS encoding diiron oxygenase — encoded protein: MEQFSISQEDAVQKMLQKLTTLWRTRAAVNQDIPVYAELAFDASKRDFSESLLPFRDHDAWLQAPEAIRSACLSYAWGIYNLKTIYIECDVVTPACEDIIKTPPASNNRALLQDVMSEALLDEALHTRMSVMACNYIYDHRQLVPLDFTDFNLVQWRRQQLTSCGAEWERRLTRFAIACASETLITDYLKTMAEDTSIQPICHEVTRTHAVDEWSHSSVFSFSAMDIIRGLSEKEREYFRRTVRKTVEMFANNELGAWQAVFNLIGMPHGADILHDTGDSNEVGVYTDSVERLIDRIGLSGAASTLSLPSHTAATGRHGKGMTL